One stretch of Clupea harengus chromosome 2, Ch_v2.0.2, whole genome shotgun sequence DNA includes these proteins:
- the LOC105893079 gene encoding methyl-CpG-binding domain protein 5-like isoform X1, with product MNTMKTIEVPDTQRLPSATQVPIGWQRKGDHTRVVYISPSGSVLACLEQVKSYLLTDGTCKCGLECPLILSKVFNFDPGAAVRQRTTEDARADEDVTRLCIHKRKIIAVATLHKSMMSPNPSLVLTSPSGDTSLASFTRSLSHPQRDGSTRSLPEDSNRPYRTPLTTHGHMHFRHDMGSPPQQDVYSNYSRTKQGSSEHVDRKSPYRHRLSALLSPNRAAGSHPYLDGGPSSRSDSLMSPDRSAGFQGTCSPGKTHANRAPTTPLSPLHASHLSSLPSSQPSCAMAGRITVPPSPSSAAKSPVMKPRSCSFPQNMDMFHHKPHSVLHRNSHHPQLSPCVLAKQQVNPETDPLGILDPIPSHSSLGLNPSSLQTSAHSQVPQMNVNMHSTTVPLPSNLPLPTARSGPTSNGSRGQHHAPLSISPSPIASPVQMAASSLVRLDTQHLSTHSASSVSDHGDFVLPTGPQASFGLSKGLSQSPQSSLGSPYPVMPSSPTAKSEMLQNYKDHSNHFLGGMNSTLRKHSDPKYAGFGSGDGLQKSNQALMGMNHILNKRNPTTFPASILLSAAAKAQTANTNVCAGGESEAGVPGGHHSMNAIANPHPPAVSEAQSGRAALRDKLMAQQRDAFHKNRHLSNSNNTAFNMPESQFGGSGSRFLGSSEFVRKLPQQPGFKGSTSMAQLLQNMSGTHNGTSQMGHYVGGSAQSPFRDGMISIGTPFQSQQVVLRSQDGMDLSQYQNMEQHGMNEDRPSAMMNHYQPQSHAELSWMGQSGQAAMGSQGPHKPHQQQLSHHYYPLNTPHVHNRPAFSSMIPNGYAQTLSGMSGKMLFLCFCVTSALP from the exons ATGAACACAATGAAGACGATAGAGGTCCCAGACACCCAGAGGTTGCCTTCTGCCACGCAGGTGCCCATCGGTTGGCAACGGAAGGGGGACCACACCAGGGTTGTCTACATAAG TCCCAGTGGTTCAGTCCTTGCCTGCTTGGAGCAGGTGAAGAGTTACCTGCTTACAGATGGTACCTGTAAGTGTGGTTTGGAGTGTCCCCTCATTTTGTCAAAG GTGTTCAACTTTGACCCTGGGGCTGCCGTGAGGCAGAGAACTACTGAGGATGCCAGAGCAGATGAGGACGTCACCAGGCTGTGCATCCACAAGAGGAAAATCATTGCAGTAGCCACCCTTCACAAGAGCATGATGTCACCCAACCCTTCGCTTGTTCTCACCAGTCCAAGTGGGGATACAA gtttGGCGTCCTTTACACGTTCCCTGTCTCACCCTCAGCGTGATGGCTCCACAAGATCATTGCCTGAAGACAGCAATAGGCCGTACCGGACACCATTGACAACGCATGGCCATATGCACTTCCGACATGATATGGGCTCCCCTCCTCAACAGGATGTATACTCTAACTACAGCAGGACAAAGCAAGGCTCAAGTGAACACGTAGACCGTAAATCGCCCTACCGGCATCGGCTCAGTGCGCTGCTTAGCCCCAATAGGGCGGCCGGCTCTCACCCTTACCTGGATGGTGGCCCTTCCTCTAGAAGTGATTCCCTCATGAGTCCAGATCGGTCTGCTGGCTTCCAAGGAACCTGTAGTCCAGGGAAGACCCATGCTAACAGGGCGCCCACAACCCCCCTGTCTCCACTACACGCTTCGCATCTCAGTTCCCTGCCTTCCTCCCAGCCCTCTTGTGCCATGGCAGGCAGAATTACcgtccctccatctccatccagTGCTGCCAAAAGCCCGGTCATGAAGCCACGCTCTTGCAGTTTCCCTCAGAACATGGACATGTTTCACCATAAGCCTCACTCAGTGCTCCACCGTAATTCTCACCATCCACAGCTTTCTCCTTGTGTCTTGGCAAAGCAGCAGGTGAACCCCGAAACGGACCCCCTTGGCATCCTGGACCCCATTCCCAGTCATTCTTCTTTGGGGCTAAATCCATCGAGCCTTCAGACCAGTGCCCACTCTCAGGTACCACAGATGAATGTAAATATGCACTCTACCACTGTTCCATTACCAAGCAATCTTCCATTGCCAACAGCAAGGTCCGGTCCTACCAGTAACGGAAGCAGGGGTCAACACCATGCACCGCTGTCCATCTCACCATCACCGATTGCATCTCCAGTGCAAATGGCAGCCTCCTCTCTTGTCAGGCTAGACACTCAACATCTCAGTACCCATTCAGCATCCTCTGTTTCTGACCATGGAGATTTTGTGCTACCCACGGGACCACAGGCCTCATTTGGGCTTAGTAAGGGCCTTTCACAATCCCCACAATCCTCTTTAGGTTCCCCCTACCCTGTCATGCCATCAAGTCCAACTGCAAAATCTGAAATGCTTCAGAATTACAAGGACCATTCCAACCACTTCCTCGGGGGAATGAACAGCACGCTAAGAAAACATTCCGACCCCAAGTACGCAGGATTTGGCTCAGGTGATGGCCTTCAAAAAAGCAACCAGGCCTTGATGGGAATGAACCACATCCTTAATAAACGCAACCCAACCACGTTCCCAGCAAGTATTCTCTTGTCTGCAGCAGCCAAAGCACAGACTGCTAATACAAACGTATGTGCCGGTGGTGAATCGGAGGCGGGTGTCCCCGGTGGTCATCACAGTATGAATGCAATAGCTAACCCTCATCCCCCGGCAGTGAGCGAGGCCCAGAGTGGCCGCGCCGCATTACGTGACAAACTTATGGCCCAGCAGCGGGATGCATTCCACAAGAACAGACACCTTAGCAACAGTAACAACACAGCTTTCAACATGCCGGAGTCCCAGTTTGGTGGCTCAGGTTCTAGATTCCTTGGTTCCTCGGAATTCGTCAGAAAGCTTCCACAGCAGCCCGGTTTCAAGGGCAGTACGTCCATGGCCCAGCTTCTTCAGAACATGAGCGGTACCCACAACGGAACATCTCAGATGGGCCACTACGTAGGGGGGTCAGCCCAGTCTCCCTTTAGGGATGGCATGATATCTATAGGTACTCCCTTTCAAAGTCAACAGGTGGTGCTGCGCTCTCAAGATGGCATGGACTTGTCACAGTACCAGAACATGGAACAACATGGAATGAACGAAGACCGACCTTCTGCCATGATGAATCATTATCAGCCACAGTCCCATGCAGAGCTCTCTTGGATGGGTCAGAGTGGACAGGCAGCTATGGGATCCCAGGGCCCTCATAAACCACACCAACAGCAGCTCAGCCACCATTACTACCCCCTGAACACCCCACACGTCCACAACAGGCCAGCCTTTTCGTCCATGATCCCAAATGGCTATGCTCAGACACTTTCAGGTATGTCAGGTAAGATGTTGTTTCTATGTTTCTGTGTTACTTCTGCTCTTCCATGA
- the LOC105893079 gene encoding methyl-CpG-binding domain protein 5-like isoform X2: MNTMKTIEVPDTQRLPSATQVPIGWQRKGDHTRVVYISPSGSVLACLEQVKSYLLTDGTCKCGLECPLILSKVFNFDPGAAVRQRTTEDARADEDVTRLCIHKRKIIAVATLHKSMMSPNPSLVLTSPSGDTSLASFTRSLSHPQRDGSTRSLPEDSNRPYRTPLTTHGHMHFRHDMGSPPQQDVYSNYSRTKQGSSEHVDRKSPYRHRLSALLSPNRAAGSHPYLDGGPSSRSDSLMSPDRSAGFQGTCSPGKTHANRAPTTPLSPLHASHLSSLPSSQPSCAMAGRITVPPSPSSAAKSPVMKPRSCSFPQNMDMFHHKPHSVLHRNSHHPQLSPCVLAKQQVNPETDPLGILDPIPSHSSLGLNPSSLQTSAHSQVPQMNVNMHSTTVPLPSNLPLPTARSGPTSNGSRGQHHAPLSISPSPIASPVQMAASSLVRLDTQHLSTHSASSVSDHGDFVLPTGPQASFGLSKGLSQSPQSSLGSPYPVMPSSPTAKSEMLQNYKDHSNHFLGGMNSTLRKHSDPKYAGFGSGDGLQKSNQALMGMNHILNKRNPTTFPASILLSAAAKAQTANTNVCAGGESEAGVPGGHHSMNAIANPHPPAVSEAQSGRAALRDKLMAQQRDAFHKNRHLSNSNNTAFNMPESQFGGSGSRFLGSSEFVRKLPQQPGFKGSTSMAQLLQNMSGTHNGTSQMGHYVGGSAQSPFRDGMISIGTPFQSQQVVLRSQDGMDLSQYQNMEQHGMNEDRPSAMMNHYQPQSHAELSWMGQSGQAAMGSQGPHKPHQQQLSHHYYPLNTPHVHNRPAFSSMIPNGYAQTLSGAPHK; the protein is encoded by the exons ATGAACACAATGAAGACGATAGAGGTCCCAGACACCCAGAGGTTGCCTTCTGCCACGCAGGTGCCCATCGGTTGGCAACGGAAGGGGGACCACACCAGGGTTGTCTACATAAG TCCCAGTGGTTCAGTCCTTGCCTGCTTGGAGCAGGTGAAGAGTTACCTGCTTACAGATGGTACCTGTAAGTGTGGTTTGGAGTGTCCCCTCATTTTGTCAAAG GTGTTCAACTTTGACCCTGGGGCTGCCGTGAGGCAGAGAACTACTGAGGATGCCAGAGCAGATGAGGACGTCACCAGGCTGTGCATCCACAAGAGGAAAATCATTGCAGTAGCCACCCTTCACAAGAGCATGATGTCACCCAACCCTTCGCTTGTTCTCACCAGTCCAAGTGGGGATACAA gtttGGCGTCCTTTACACGTTCCCTGTCTCACCCTCAGCGTGATGGCTCCACAAGATCATTGCCTGAAGACAGCAATAGGCCGTACCGGACACCATTGACAACGCATGGCCATATGCACTTCCGACATGATATGGGCTCCCCTCCTCAACAGGATGTATACTCTAACTACAGCAGGACAAAGCAAGGCTCAAGTGAACACGTAGACCGTAAATCGCCCTACCGGCATCGGCTCAGTGCGCTGCTTAGCCCCAATAGGGCGGCCGGCTCTCACCCTTACCTGGATGGTGGCCCTTCCTCTAGAAGTGATTCCCTCATGAGTCCAGATCGGTCTGCTGGCTTCCAAGGAACCTGTAGTCCAGGGAAGACCCATGCTAACAGGGCGCCCACAACCCCCCTGTCTCCACTACACGCTTCGCATCTCAGTTCCCTGCCTTCCTCCCAGCCCTCTTGTGCCATGGCAGGCAGAATTACcgtccctccatctccatccagTGCTGCCAAAAGCCCGGTCATGAAGCCACGCTCTTGCAGTTTCCCTCAGAACATGGACATGTTTCACCATAAGCCTCACTCAGTGCTCCACCGTAATTCTCACCATCCACAGCTTTCTCCTTGTGTCTTGGCAAAGCAGCAGGTGAACCCCGAAACGGACCCCCTTGGCATCCTGGACCCCATTCCCAGTCATTCTTCTTTGGGGCTAAATCCATCGAGCCTTCAGACCAGTGCCCACTCTCAGGTACCACAGATGAATGTAAATATGCACTCTACCACTGTTCCATTACCAAGCAATCTTCCATTGCCAACAGCAAGGTCCGGTCCTACCAGTAACGGAAGCAGGGGTCAACACCATGCACCGCTGTCCATCTCACCATCACCGATTGCATCTCCAGTGCAAATGGCAGCCTCCTCTCTTGTCAGGCTAGACACTCAACATCTCAGTACCCATTCAGCATCCTCTGTTTCTGACCATGGAGATTTTGTGCTACCCACGGGACCACAGGCCTCATTTGGGCTTAGTAAGGGCCTTTCACAATCCCCACAATCCTCTTTAGGTTCCCCCTACCCTGTCATGCCATCAAGTCCAACTGCAAAATCTGAAATGCTTCAGAATTACAAGGACCATTCCAACCACTTCCTCGGGGGAATGAACAGCACGCTAAGAAAACATTCCGACCCCAAGTACGCAGGATTTGGCTCAGGTGATGGCCTTCAAAAAAGCAACCAGGCCTTGATGGGAATGAACCACATCCTTAATAAACGCAACCCAACCACGTTCCCAGCAAGTATTCTCTTGTCTGCAGCAGCCAAAGCACAGACTGCTAATACAAACGTATGTGCCGGTGGTGAATCGGAGGCGGGTGTCCCCGGTGGTCATCACAGTATGAATGCAATAGCTAACCCTCATCCCCCGGCAGTGAGCGAGGCCCAGAGTGGCCGCGCCGCATTACGTGACAAACTTATGGCCCAGCAGCGGGATGCATTCCACAAGAACAGACACCTTAGCAACAGTAACAACACAGCTTTCAACATGCCGGAGTCCCAGTTTGGTGGCTCAGGTTCTAGATTCCTTGGTTCCTCGGAATTCGTCAGAAAGCTTCCACAGCAGCCCGGTTTCAAGGGCAGTACGTCCATGGCCCAGCTTCTTCAGAACATGAGCGGTACCCACAACGGAACATCTCAGATGGGCCACTACGTAGGGGGGTCAGCCCAGTCTCCCTTTAGGGATGGCATGATATCTATAGGTACTCCCTTTCAAAGTCAACAGGTGGTGCTGCGCTCTCAAGATGGCATGGACTTGTCACAGTACCAGAACATGGAACAACATGGAATGAACGAAGACCGACCTTCTGCCATGATGAATCATTATCAGCCACAGTCCCATGCAGAGCTCTCTTGGATGGGTCAGAGTGGACAGGCAGCTATGGGATCCCAGGGCCCTCATAAACCACACCAACAGCAGCTCAGCCACCATTACTACCCCCTGAACACCCCACACGTCCACAACAGGCCAGCCTTTTCGTCCATGATCCCAAATGGCTATGCTCAGACACTTTCAG GAGCGCCACATAAATGA